One Candidatus Baltobacteraceae bacterium genomic window, CCCGTTACGGTCGACGGCGTCGGCTTCGGTTGCGTCCTGGTGCGCGCCTCCGCGCTGCGCGATTTGCCGCAGCCCTTTTTACGAACGCACGTTTACATCGAAGAAGTCGCCGGGCGCGTACGCGTCTGCGACGAAGACTACCTCTTCTGCGAAACCCTGCGCGCGGCCGGTCATCACGTTCTCTTGCATTCGGGCGTGCGCTGCGGACACTTCGATCGAAGCAGCGAACGAACGTTTCCGGAACGATGGGAAGAGGCGTCCGTCACGCGCGGCCCGCGCATGATGATCAGGCGGCCCGACGGTACTCCCGCGCTAGTCGCAGCGGACTCGAGCCTCGGAGAGGCCGGCGAACGGCACGTTCCGGCATCCATCGAATATATCTATCCGACCGAGCATCGTTAGCTCAACCGGTCCAGCGCCCCCAACGACGACCGGCGGCGGTTCACGCTTCCGAAGCCGCGGGTGGCACCCCGCGCGCGCCCCAGCAACTTCAATCGATCGCGAACGGAGCCGTTGTAGAAAGCCAGCCTCGCCATCTGGTCTTCGCGCGTCTTTTCGATCGCGCGCAAACGCGTCATGACGTGAGCGTCGAAACGCTCGTCGCGTGCATTCGCGGCGCCCTCAAAAGCATTGTCCAGGGCGTGCATGTGGCGGCGAGAGTCCGCGATCGCAGCGGCGACGCGCGCCCAGTCGCAGGCCCGTAATGC contains:
- a CDS encoding glycosyltransferase; this translates as MSVLRLPSCVTSVERRTISGNFVPAQRELILRHALTCGADFVAMIDDDMVLPPDALQRLCDAILADPTVALVGALYYSRDGLRPMAVANWDPGRTTSANTPGFDGTTPVTVDGVGFGCVLVRASALRDLPQPFLRTHVYIEEVAGRVRVCDEDYLFCETLRAAGHHVLLHSGVRCGHFDRSSERTFPERWEEASVTRGPRMMIRRPDGTPALVAADSSLGEAGERHVPASIEYIYPTEHR